One genomic window of Pempheris klunzingeri isolate RE-2024b chromosome 12, fPemKlu1.hap1, whole genome shotgun sequence includes the following:
- the LOC139211019 gene encoding 5-hydroxytryptamine receptor 7-like, protein MVIVGASNGTFGSGKMRSSFMIEDRVGGEDPGGSTNMMISEALAPRLLMIAQGAAEAAAAATSPSTSSQPQVMETNGTRCGEQILSYGQVEKVLIGGVLTMLTLSTICGNLLVVISVCFVKKLRQPSNYLIVSLAMADLSVALAVMPFVSITDLIGGQWIFGQFFCNVFIAMDVMCCTASIMSLCVISIDRYLGITKPLTYPVRQNGCCMAKMIISVWLLSASITLPPLFGWAQNVNDGRVCLISQDFGYTVYSTAVAFYIPMSVMLIMYYRIYRAAKLSAAKHTITGFPRVGEHSAGVALRGGRGGHEVQLSAVSGSTEGTEAGQEEEEEEESLDCVAAALKLQREVEEECSTRVSRLLKTGEHHQRRKRKNQSIFKREQKAAATLGIVVGAFTFCWLPFFLVSTARPFVCGVECSCVPLWLERTLLWLGYANSLINPFIYAFFNRDLRTTYSNLLRCRYRNINRKLSAAGMHEALKLVEKPDIDV, encoded by the exons aTGGTTATTGTGGGAGCGAGTAACGGAACCTTTGGTAGTGGCAAAATGAGGTCGTCGTTCATGATAGAGGATAGAGTCGGTGGTGAAGATCCCGGGGGCTCCACAAACATGATGATCTCGGAGGCTCTGGCTCCCCGGCTGCTTATGATTGCGCAGGGCGCagcagaggctgcagcagcagcgacTTCTCCGTCCACCTCCAGTCAGCCGCAGGTCATGGAGACGAACGGCACCCGGTGCGGCGAACAAATCCTGAGCTACGGCCAGGTGGAGAAAGTCCTGATCGGCGGGGTCCTCACCATGCTCACGCTGTCCACCATCTGCGGGAACTTACTTGTGGTCATCTCCGTGTGCTTCGTCAAGAAGCTTCGCCAGCCGTCCAACTATCTGATCGTTTCTCTGGCCATGGCGGACCTGTCGGTGGCTCTGGCTGTGATGCCGTTCGTCAGTATCACGGACCTGATTGGTGGTCAGTGGATATTCGGACAGTTCTTCTGTAACGTTTTTATCGCCATGGATGTGATGTGCTGCACCGCGTCCATCATGAGCCTGTGCGTAATCAGCATTGACAG GTATTTGGGTATCACAAAACCCCTGACGTATCCTGTCCGACAAAACGGCTGCTGCATGGCCAAGATGATAATATCAGTGTGGCTCCTCTCAGCCTCCATCACCCTCCCCCCTCTATTCGGCTGGGCGCAGAACGTCAACGACGGCAGAGTTTGCCTCATCAGTCAGGACTTCGGCTACACCGTCTACTCTACAGCTGTGGCGTTCTACATCCCCATGTCAGTGATGTTGATCATGTACTACAGGATCTACAGGGCGGCCAAACTCAGCGCTGCCAAGCACACCATCACTGGTTTCCCCAGGGTCGGGGAGCACAGTGCAGGGGTGGCTCTccgaggggggagaggagggcaTGAGGTGCAACTGTCAGCAGTGTCAGGAAGTACTGAAGGGACAGAAGCTGgccaggaggaggaagaagaggaggagagcttGGACTGTGTGGCAGCTGCGTTGAAGCTCCAGcgtgaggtggaggaggagtgcaGCACGCGTGTCTCTCGCCTTCTCAAGACCGGTGAACACCACCAACGCCGGAAGAGGAAAAACCAGTCCATCTTTAAACGAGAGCAGAAGGCTGCGGCCACTTTGGGCATCGTGGTCGGCGCCTTCACCTTCTGCTGGCTGCCGTTCTTCTTGGTGTCCACTGCCAGGCCGTTTGTCTGCGGTGTGGAGTGCAGCTGTGTGCCGCTCTGGCTGGAAAGAACTCTGTTGTGGCTCGGGTATGCAAACTCCCTCATTAATCCTTTCATTTATGCTTTCTTCAACCGCGATCTGAGGACCACTTACAGTAACCTACTGCGATGCCGCTACAGGAACATCAATCGGAAGCTGTCGGCAGCTGGCATGCATGAGGCTTTGAAACTGGTGGAGAAGCCAGACATTGATGTGTAA